Proteins found in one Zea mays cultivar B73 chromosome 1, Zm-B73-REFERENCE-NAM-5.0, whole genome shotgun sequence genomic segment:
- the LOC100273097 gene encoding Glycosyltransferase-like KOBITO 1-like precursor — translation MPPAQAPSSGGAAWRQLLLLLTVLPLTLAALAFVLQWRGGGGVDDPTTRWPSHAFPGMAEPTPPSLPSSDCADVLVGSSAPSFPYIRGWSFTSDSGAAMGSVEEHLQPKVCVQTSTSAGLEQILPWLFYHKVVGVAQFLLFVEGKAAKPNVAGVLESIPGVKVVYRTKDLEERQARSRIWNETWLSGFFYKPCNYELFVKQSLNMEMAIVMARDGGMDWIIHLDTDELLYPGGAAEYSVRRLLAEVPRDVDMVIFPNYESSVEHDNIKDPFSEVSMFKRNYDHLPKDTYFGMYKEATRGNPNYFLTYGNGKSAARIQDHLRPNGAHRWHNYAKSPNEIKLEEAAVLHYTYTKFSDLTSRRDRCGCKPTKEDVKRCFMLDFDRAAFIIASTASEEEMLRWYNERVVWTDKQLNLKLLRKGVLTRIYTPMTIVQSLRESGVFTSAITAGQPAVNAKLSPKETNAQSQNVTAPGNMTRVVRSTDSKASGRKILQAVDLAFSDTNVTAVPPLSPPSLDEHRHHSE, via the exons ATGCCGCCGGCGCAGGCGCCCTCCAGCGGCGGCGCCGCGTGGcgccagctgctcctgctcctgacaGTCCTCCCGCTCACGCTCGCTGCGCTGGCTTTCGTGCTCCagtggcgcggcggcggcggcgtcgatGACCCTACCACTCGCTGGCCCTCccacgccttccccggcatggccgaGCCCACCCCACCGTCCCTCCCCTCGTCCGACTGCGCAGACGTGCTCGTGGGATCCTCCGCCCCCTCCTTCCCCTACATCCGCGGCTGGTCATTCACCTCCGACTCGGGCGCTGCTATGGGTTCTGTAGAGGAACATCTCCAACCCAAGGTGTGCGTGCAGACGAGCACCTCCGCGGGGCTTGAGCAGATCCTGCCCTGGCTCTTCTATCACAAGGTCGTCGGCGTCGCGCAGTTCCTGCTCTTCGTGGAGGGCAAGGCGGCGAAACCCAATGTCGCGGGAGTCCTCGAGTCAATTCCT GGGGTAAAAGTGGTGTACAGAACTAAGGATCTTGAGGAGCGGCAGGCACGGAG TCGAATCTGGAATGAGACTTGGCTTTCAGGATTTTTCTACAAACCTTGCAACTATGAACTCTTTGTGAAGCAATCCCTCAACATGGAGATGGCTATTGTAATGGCTCGG GATGGTGGCATGGATTGGATCATACATTTAGACACTGATGAGTTACTTTATCCTGGCGGAGCTGCTGAGTATTCTGTTAGACGTTTGTTAGCTGAGGTCCCTCGTGATGTCGACATGGTTATTTTTCCAAACTAT GAAAGCAGTGTTGAGCATGATAATATAAAAGATCCATTCAGCGAA GTATCTATGTTCAAGAGGAATTATGATCATCTTCCTAAAGATACTTACTTTGGCATGTATAAGGAAGCGACACGAGGAAATCCAAATTATTTTCTCACCTATGGTAATGGAAAATCTGCTGCACGAATTCAAGACCATCTCCGTCCTAATGGCGCGCACAGGTGGCATAATTATGCAAAGAGCCCAAA TGAGATCAAGTTGGAGGAGGCTGCAGTTCTGCATTATACATACACTAAATTTTCAGATTTGACATCTAGACGTGATCGCTGTGGATGCAAGCCTACAAAAGAAGATGTTAAGAGATGTTTCATGTTAGATTTTGACAGAGCA GCTTTTATAATTGCATCAACTGCTAGTGAAGAAGAAATGCTTCGCTG GTACAATGAACGAGTCGTGTGGACCGATAAGCAGCTGAACTTAAAGCTTCTGAGGAAAGGAGTGCTGACTCGCATATACACCCCAATG ACAATTGTTCAGAGTCTGCGCGAATCCGGTGTCTTCACTTCCGCCATTACAGCTGGCCAACCTGCTGTGAATGCCAAACTCTCACCCAAGGAAACCAATGCGCAGAGCCAAAATGTTACCGCACCTGGGAACATGACAAGAGTGGTCAGATCTACTGATTCAAAGGCATCTGGCAGAAAGATACTGCAAGCCGTTGATCTTGCCTTCAGCGATACTAATGTAACTGCTGTTCCACCGTTGTCGCCGCCCAGTTTGGACGAACACAGGCATCATAGTGAATAA
- the LOC100383709 gene encoding uncharacterized protein LOC100383709 has product MGRRHSGGGGRGGGRGRGRGRGRGRDEEEDLPLHKAARSGDAAAVESVSESNPLAVNSRDRLSRTPLHLAAWAGHVDVVRCLCKHKADVGAAAMDDTAALHFASQKGHVEVARELLASGASVKAKNRKGFTALHFAAQNSHLDLVKYLVKKGVDVTAKTKGGQTALHVAEDDEVRAFLKECEQSLKKGAELPSEKDDSAEKEGDSKSSGEVMKDEEDAEQGEKRKSELVGASSLSGAKKAKVSLGHLVCENDMDEEEE; this is encoded by the exons ATGGGACGGCGtcacagcggcggcggcggccgcggcggcggaagaggaagagggcgagggcgagggcgtgggcgagatgaggaagaagatcttCCTCTGCACAAGGCTGCAAGGTCTGGTGATGCGGCAGCAGTGGAGTCGGTGAGCGAGTCCAACCCTCTCGCCGTCAATTCAAGGGATCGCCTCTCACGCACACC ACTCCACCTGGCTGCATGGGCTGGGCATGTTGATGTTGTGAGATGCCTTTGCAAGCACAAAGCTGATGTGGGAGCTGCAGCAATGGACGACACTGCAGCACTTCATTTTGCTTCCCAGAAAGGCCATGTAGAAGTGGCTCGTGAGCTGCTGGCATCTGGGGCCTCTGTGAAAGCCAAGAACCGGAAAGGCTTCACGGCGCTGCACTTTGCTGCTCAGAATTCTCACCTGGATCTTGTGAAGTACCTTGTGAAGAAAGGTGTTGACGTCACAGCAAAGACCAAAGGTGGCCAGACAGCTCTACATGTCGCTGAGGATGATGAAGTGCGTGCGTTCCTGAAGGAGTGCGAGCAATCCTTGAAGAAGGGTGCCGAGCTACCATCGGAGAAGGATGATTCTGCCGAGAAAGAGGGCGATAGCAAGTCTTCAGGTGAGGTTATGAAAGATGAGGAGGATGCAGAGCAGGGCGAGAAGAGGAAAAGCGAATTGGTTGGTGCGTCGAGTTTGTCAGGAGCAAAAAAAGCCAAAGTTTCTCTTGGTCATCTAGTTTGTGAAAATGACATGGACGAGGAAGAGGAGTGA